From the genome of Populus trichocarpa isolate Nisqually-1 chromosome 15, P.trichocarpa_v4.1, whole genome shotgun sequence, one region includes:
- the LOC7454466 gene encoding dihydrodipicolinate reductase-like protein CRR1, chloroplastic isoform X3, translated as MAALSCHFHFTVHKVSKNVITRPFISCSMQPSQSNIKVVINGAAKEIGRAAVIAVTKARGMEVAGAVDSHFVGEDIGKLCDMEEPLEIPIINDLTMVLGSISQSKETGVVVDFTDPSTVYDNVKQATAFGMRSVVYVPRIKLDSVGALSAFCDKASMGCLIAPTLSIGSILLQQAAITASFHYNNAEIVESKANPIDFPSMDAIQISKNLSNLGQIYNREDISTDVVARGQVIGEDGVRVHSMVLPGLPSSTTVYFSGPGEVYSIKHDITDVQSLMPGLLLAIRKVIRLKG; from the exons ATGGCAGCCCTAAGCTGCCATTTTCATTTCACAGTTCATAAAGTTTCTAAGAATGTGATAACCAGGCCGTTTATCTCCTGCTCAATGCAACCTTCTCAGAGTAATATTAAG GTAGTTATCAATGGAGCAGCAAAGGAAATAGGAAGGGCAGCAGTAATTGCAGTAACTAAGGCAAGAGGAATGGAGGTGGCAGGTGCTGTAGATTCCCATTTTGTTGGAGAAGATATTGGAAAG CTTTGTGACATGGAAGAGCCTCTTGAAATACCAATAATAAATGATCTTACTATGGTATTAGGTTCCATATCTCAG TCAAAAGAAACAGGAGTAGTAGTGGATTTTACTGATCCTTCCACAGTTTATGACAATGTGAAGCAG GCAACAGCATTTGGCATGAGAAGTGTGGTGTATGTTCCTCGGATTAAACTCGACTCGGTTGGAGCATTATCTGCATTCTGTGACAAAGCCAGCATG GGTTGTCTGATTGCACCAACTCTGTCCATTGGTTCTATACTCCTTCAGCAAGCTGCCATTACAGCTTCCTTTCATTACAACAACGCAGAAATTGTTGAATCAAAAGCAAATCCAATA GATTTTCCGTCAATGGATGCTATTCAGATTTCAAAGAACCTCTCTAACCTGGGTCAGATTTACAACAGAGAAGATATATCTACTGATGTTGTG GCAAGAGGCCAAGTTATAGGAGAGGATGGTGTTAGGGTACATAGCATGGTCCTACCAGGGCTTCCCTCTAGTACAACTGTTTACTTCTCTGGCCCAGGAGAG GTTTACTCTATCAAACATGATATCACTGATGTGCAATCCCTCATGCCTGGCCTGCTCTTGGCTATCAGAAAGGTCATCCGACTTAAG GGGTGA
- the LOC7476779 gene encoding BAG family molecular chaperone regulator 1: protein MMRMKTAKTTGLSQMNGGSAGGGAGGEWEVRPGGMLVQKRSPDSDRTSIPPPTIRVKVKYGSTHHEINISSQATFGELKKMLSGPTGLHHQDQKLIYKDKERDSKAFLDISGVKDKSKMVLVEDPISQEKRFLELRKNAKMEKASKSISEISFEVDRLAGQVSALESVITRGGKVAEKTVLNLIELLMNQLLKLDGIMVDGDVKLQRKMQVKRVQRYVETLDMLKIKNSMANENGEQIKNPMPNSNGNHAPTQQQHHKHSNGQKLAPIQERQPRYTNGHSLIPIEEEQPRHSFDNLPIHQQEQPPRHSASGAVVVTTQWETFDCTPALVPVPSTSTSTPATNNPAHHQPKFPWDFFN, encoded by the exons atgatgagAATGAAGACTGCTAAAACAACAGGGCTGTCACAGATGAATGGTGGTTCAGCCGGTGGTGGTGCTGGAGGTGAGTGGGAGGTTAGACCAGGAGGAATGTTAGTCCAGAAGAGAAGCCCGGATTCTGATCGGACCTCTATCCCTCCACCGACAATTAGAGTCAAAGTTAAATATGGGTCAACCCATCATGAAATCAATATTAGCTCACAAGCTACATTCG GGGAGTTGAAGAAAATGTTGTCAGGGCCAACAGGATTGCATCACCAAGATCAGAAACTGATTTACAAAGATAAAGAGAGGGATTCAAAGGCATTTCTTGATATTTCTGGAGTTAAGGACAAGTCGAAAATGGTGCTAGTTGAGGACCCGATTAGTCAGGAGAAAAGGTTTCTTGAGTTGAGAAAGAATGCCAAGATGGAGAAGGCTTCAAAATCCATATCAGAAATCAGCTTCGAGGTTGACCGGCTAGCGGGCCAG GTTTCAGCTCTTGAATCAGTAATTACCAGAGGGGGTAAAGTAGCAGAGAAAACTGTGCTTAATTTGATTGAGTTATTGATGAATCAATTGCTGAAACTAGATGGAATTATGGTCGATGGTGATGTCAAATTACAAAGGAAAATGCAG GTTAAAAGAGTGCAAAGGTATGTTGAGACTCTTGATATGTTGAAGATCAAGAATTCCATGGCTAATGAAAATGGAGAACAGATTAAGAATCCCATGCCTAATAGCAACGGAAACCATGCTCCAACGCAGCAGCAACACCACAAACATTCAAATGGACAAAAACTAGCCCCAATTCAAGAGCGGCAACCAAGGTATACCAATGGACACTCACTAATACCAATTGAAGAAGAACAACCACGGCACTCTTTCGATAATTTACCGATCCACCAACAAGAGCAGCCGCCAAGACATTCAGCATCAGGAGCGGTTGTCGTAACCACGCAATGGGAAACATTCGATTGCACGCCGGCACTAGTGCCGGTTCCCTCAACATCTACATCCACCCCAGCCACCAATAATCCAGCTCATCATCAGCCCAAGTTCCCTTGGGATTTCTTCAACTGA
- the LOC7454466 gene encoding dihydrodipicolinate reductase-like protein CRR1, chloroplastic isoform X1: MAALSCHFHFTVHKVSKNVITRPFISCSMQPSQSNIKVVINGAAKEIGRAAVIAVTKARGMEVAGAVDSHFVGEDIGKLCDMEEPLEIPIINDLTMVLGSISQSKETGVVVDFTDPSTVYDNVKQATAFGMRSVVYVPRIKLDSVGALSAFCDKASMGCLIAPTLSIGSILLQQAAITASFHYNNAEIVESKANPIVSDRKNFKKSNSIKQCFFNVFDSQDFPSMDAIQISKNLSNLGQIYNREDISTDVVARGQVIGEDGVRVHSMVLPGLPSSTTVYFSGPGEVYSIKHDITDVQSLMPGLLLAIRKVIRLKNLVYGLEKFL; this comes from the exons ATGGCAGCCCTAAGCTGCCATTTTCATTTCACAGTTCATAAAGTTTCTAAGAATGTGATAACCAGGCCGTTTATCTCCTGCTCAATGCAACCTTCTCAGAGTAATATTAAG GTAGTTATCAATGGAGCAGCAAAGGAAATAGGAAGGGCAGCAGTAATTGCAGTAACTAAGGCAAGAGGAATGGAGGTGGCAGGTGCTGTAGATTCCCATTTTGTTGGAGAAGATATTGGAAAG CTTTGTGACATGGAAGAGCCTCTTGAAATACCAATAATAAATGATCTTACTATGGTATTAGGTTCCATATCTCAG TCAAAAGAAACAGGAGTAGTAGTGGATTTTACTGATCCTTCCACAGTTTATGACAATGTGAAGCAG GCAACAGCATTTGGCATGAGAAGTGTGGTGTATGTTCCTCGGATTAAACTCGACTCGGTTGGAGCATTATCTGCATTCTGTGACAAAGCCAGCATG GGTTGTCTGATTGCACCAACTCTGTCCATTGGTTCTATACTCCTTCAGCAAGCTGCCATTACAGCTTCCTTTCATTACAACAACGCAGAAATTGTTGAATCAAAAGCAAATCCAATAGTAAGTGATAGGAAAAATTTTAAGAAGAGTAATTCAATCaagcaatgtttttttaatgtctttgaTTCACAGGATTTTCCGTCAATGGATGCTATTCAGATTTCAAAGAACCTCTCTAACCTGGGTCAGATTTACAACAGAGAAGATATATCTACTGATGTTGTG GCAAGAGGCCAAGTTATAGGAGAGGATGGTGTTAGGGTACATAGCATGGTCCTACCAGGGCTTCCCTCTAGTACAACTGTTTACTTCTCTGGCCCAGGAGAG GTTTACTCTATCAAACATGATATCACTGATGTGCAATCCCTCATGCCTGGCCTGCTCTTGGCTATCAGAAAGGTCATCCGACTTAAG AATCTAGTGTATGGGTTGGAGAAATTTTTGTGA
- the LOC7454466 gene encoding dihydrodipicolinate reductase-like protein CRR1, chloroplastic isoform X2, producing the protein MAALSCHFHFTVHKVSKNVITRPFISCSMQPSQSNIKVVINGAAKEIGRAAVIAVTKARGMEVAGAVDSHFVGEDIGKLCDMEEPLEIPIINDLTMVLGSISQSKETGVVVDFTDPSTVYDNVKQATAFGMRSVVYVPRIKLDSVGALSAFCDKASMGCLIAPTLSIGSILLQQAAITASFHYNNAEIVESKANPIDFPSMDAIQISKNLSNLGQIYNREDISTDVVARGQVIGEDGVRVHSMVLPGLPSSTTVYFSGPGEVYSIKHDITDVQSLMPGLLLAIRKVIRLKNLVYGLEKFL; encoded by the exons ATGGCAGCCCTAAGCTGCCATTTTCATTTCACAGTTCATAAAGTTTCTAAGAATGTGATAACCAGGCCGTTTATCTCCTGCTCAATGCAACCTTCTCAGAGTAATATTAAG GTAGTTATCAATGGAGCAGCAAAGGAAATAGGAAGGGCAGCAGTAATTGCAGTAACTAAGGCAAGAGGAATGGAGGTGGCAGGTGCTGTAGATTCCCATTTTGTTGGAGAAGATATTGGAAAG CTTTGTGACATGGAAGAGCCTCTTGAAATACCAATAATAAATGATCTTACTATGGTATTAGGTTCCATATCTCAG TCAAAAGAAACAGGAGTAGTAGTGGATTTTACTGATCCTTCCACAGTTTATGACAATGTGAAGCAG GCAACAGCATTTGGCATGAGAAGTGTGGTGTATGTTCCTCGGATTAAACTCGACTCGGTTGGAGCATTATCTGCATTCTGTGACAAAGCCAGCATG GGTTGTCTGATTGCACCAACTCTGTCCATTGGTTCTATACTCCTTCAGCAAGCTGCCATTACAGCTTCCTTTCATTACAACAACGCAGAAATTGTTGAATCAAAAGCAAATCCAATA GATTTTCCGTCAATGGATGCTATTCAGATTTCAAAGAACCTCTCTAACCTGGGTCAGATTTACAACAGAGAAGATATATCTACTGATGTTGTG GCAAGAGGCCAAGTTATAGGAGAGGATGGTGTTAGGGTACATAGCATGGTCCTACCAGGGCTTCCCTCTAGTACAACTGTTTACTTCTCTGGCCCAGGAGAG GTTTACTCTATCAAACATGATATCACTGATGTGCAATCCCTCATGCCTGGCCTGCTCTTGGCTATCAGAAAGGTCATCCGACTTAAG AATCTAGTGTATGGGTTGGAGAAATTTTTGTGA
- the LOC7454465 gene encoding uncharacterized protein LOC7454465: MAEAEKAGRIAKRRKMGDRKAAEKWPLIKPKKNLQITRLKDTDLFTVQDFFSSAESKAFVKAAESIGFAHQGSLGPTHGEAYRDNDRLSVSDPVLANAVWESGLSKLFSDIKIRGKVAVGLNPNIRFYRYKAGQRFGRHIDESVNLGDGKRTHYTLLIYLSGATKAKTKTDLNSQKDSSSEPLVGGETVFYGPRNSVVADVAPVEGMALLHIHGDKCMLHEARNVTKGVKYIFRSDVCFA; this comes from the exons ATGGCTGAAGCAGAAAAAGCAGGCAGAATTGCGAAGAGGAGAAAGATGGGAGATAGAAAAGCAGCAGAAAAGTGGCCTCTCATTAAACCCAAAAAGAATCTCCAAATTACTCGTCTCAAAGACACCGATCTATTTACT GTGCAAGATTTCTTCTCTTCTGCTGAATCAAAGGCATTTGTTAAAGCTGCAGAATCTATTGGTTTTGCTCACCAAGGGAGTCTGGGTCCAACACATGGTGAAGCTTATAGAGACAATGATAGACTTTCTGTCAGTGATCCTGTTCTTGCAAATGCGGTATGGGAGTCAGGACTAAGCAAATTGTTTTCTGACATTAAAATTCGGGGGAAGGTTGCTGTCGGCTTGAATCCAAATATCAGATTCTACag GTACAAGGCTGGTCAGCGCTTTGGACGACATATTGATGAAAGTGTTAATCTGGGTGATGGGAAGCGCACTCATTAtactcttttaatatatttaagtgGTGCAACTAAAGCCAAAACTAAAACTGATCTGAACAGCCAGAAGGATTCTTCCTCAGAGCCTCTAGTTGGAGGAGAGACTGTCTTCTATGGACCAAGGAATAGTGTCGTGGCAGAT GTCGCTCCTGTTGAAGGGATGGCTCTCCTACATATTCATGGGGACAAGTGTATGCTGCATGAAGCTCGGAACGTTACTAAGGGTGTGAAATACATTTTTCGTTCAGATGTATGTTTTGCTTGA